In one Candidatus Hydrogenedentota bacterium genomic region, the following are encoded:
- a CDS encoding FHA domain-containing protein, whose protein sequence is MAHERIVFLSGPRQGSAFEIDDTVVIGRNPSSSIYLEDPQVSRRHATIERTPNGTFLRDLGSGNGTYVGNRRIIECRLSDGDVIRIGGTEFRYEGAAAASGVHVAPPPAKAAEALGGHVEAADAANVYETFFQAPRTAVTLEQLRDAQNRLAAVYKANQIIASEQDLRKLFAAVMDQIFSLVPAHNGVILLKDEKSGELITEYVKSGSGNTVISSTIVSRAFEHGEAILTVDAADDARFEAGASIIAQNISSAMCTPLTHQGERLGALYVDTRGTTNAFTKSDLELLVALSGPAAVAIRNAQYLHKLERAYHDTLIATANAVEMRDHYTVGHTWRVTNFALEIMRGLGWTEEQLKQGEMGGVLHDVGKIAVDDAILRKPGKLTDEEYAKMKIHPERGATYLRDIEFLKPLVPYCLYHHERYDGKGYPFGLAGKDIPLEGRLIAVADTFDAMTSNRPYRKGLDPQIAIDELLKGRGTQFDPECVDALVEAYHAGRISRIIQESLAGGMSIACPFCSTFIGIPEGTPVGQEFECNVCHRRVKLLMMNDAYYGELLAQTS, encoded by the coding sequence ATGGCACACGAACGTATCGTATTTCTCTCGGGTCCACGCCAAGGCAGCGCCTTTGAAATTGACGACACGGTGGTCATTGGGCGCAATCCTTCAAGTTCCATTTACCTCGAGGATCCGCAGGTTTCACGCCGCCATGCAACCATCGAGCGAACGCCGAACGGCACGTTTCTGCGCGATCTCGGCAGTGGCAATGGCACCTATGTCGGCAACCGCCGGATTATCGAATGCCGTCTGTCGGACGGCGATGTCATTCGAATCGGGGGAACGGAATTTCGTTACGAGGGCGCGGCGGCGGCCTCGGGCGTCCACGTGGCGCCTCCCCCGGCCAAGGCCGCGGAAGCCCTGGGCGGCCATGTCGAAGCCGCGGATGCGGCCAACGTGTACGAGACGTTTTTCCAGGCGCCGCGCACGGCCGTTACGCTCGAACAACTCCGCGACGCGCAAAACCGGCTGGCCGCCGTGTACAAAGCCAATCAGATCATCGCGAGCGAGCAGGATTTGCGCAAACTGTTCGCCGCCGTCATGGATCAGATCTTTTCGCTGGTGCCCGCGCACAACGGCGTGATTCTGCTCAAGGACGAAAAATCCGGGGAACTCATCACCGAATACGTCAAGTCCGGCTCCGGAAACACCGTGATCAGTTCGACGATCGTGTCGCGGGCCTTCGAGCACGGCGAAGCCATCCTGACGGTTGACGCAGCGGACGACGCCCGCTTCGAGGCCGGGGCCAGCATCATCGCCCAGAACATCTCCTCGGCGATGTGCACGCCGCTGACCCATCAGGGCGAGCGCCTCGGCGCGCTTTATGTGGACACGCGCGGCACCACGAACGCCTTCACGAAAAGCGACCTCGAACTCCTCGTCGCGTTGTCGGGCCCGGCCGCCGTCGCCATCCGAAACGCCCAGTATCTCCACAAACTCGAACGGGCGTATCACGACACGCTGATCGCCACGGCCAACGCGGTTGAAATGCGGGACCATTACACCGTGGGCCACACGTGGCGCGTGACGAATTTCGCCCTCGAGATCATGCGCGGGCTGGGATGGACCGAAGAACAGCTCAAGCAGGGCGAGATGGGCGGCGTGCTGCACGACGTGGGCAAAATCGCCGTGGATGACGCCATCCTGCGGAAACCCGGCAAATTGACCGACGAGGAATACGCCAAAATGAAGATCCACCCCGAACGGGGCGCAACCTACCTGCGCGACATCGAATTCCTCAAGCCCCTCGTGCCGTATTGCCTCTACCATCACGAGCGCTACGACGGCAAGGGATACCCCTTCGGCCTGGCGGGCAAGGACATCCCGCTCGAGGGACGCCTCATCGCCGTCGCCGACACCTTCGACGCCATGACCAGCAACCGCCCCTATCGCAAGGGACTCGATCCGCAAATCGCGATAGACGAATTGCTCAAGGGACGCGGCACGCAATTTGATCCGGAATGCGTGGACGCCCTTGTCGAAGCCTATCACGCCGGACGTATCAGCCGGATTATCCAAGAATCCCTCGCCGGAGGCATGAGCATCGCCTGCCCGTTCTGCAGCACGTTCATCGGCATCCCGGAAGGCACGCCCGTTGGACAGGAATTTGAGTGCAATGTCTGTCATCGCCGCGTCAAACTATTGATGATGAACGACGCCTACTATGGCGAATTGCTCGCCCAAACATCCTGA
- a CDS encoding secretin N-terminal domain-containing protein: MPHRPIPDGAIRGRRRCAAVLLAGCLLAAFGSFGADDAKSPAQARAGGAVIAAGDTLFVEVYRRPELSTTTQVDVNGNISVPYVGNVQVAGVGEKEAGERVQNALLTILKNPRVTVSRSASSRAALASPRTADMQTQVINLNNGNAEVLSATLAGMNSAGGSISADPNTNSLIITDTPAVIQNIMAAITQLDQMQSQITQVRIESKVAEVEQGAMKQLGVRWFSKSSEVTGGYYPAMQQLLGTGQMPDPLANERLSGATTTYGNTTTRRFVDEPSLDRRLQVPLQAPTAGQLFFGLLTHGVDVGTLIDALVQDNKAEVLASPMILAVNHKPAEIKMADEFPYTEASQSYGGMAYSVKFMDLGIKLQVTPHVYKDSTGPYVQLELTPEVSFAAGVSNGIPVRSVRSSNSIANVRDGQTLVIGGIVLNDEHTAVQGVPGISKVPVVGNLFKRKEKSRSRNELMIFVTPTIHEAPESVTWDRMINLTGAARRDMPALPMNETQGERRKD; this comes from the coding sequence ATGCCACACCGTCCCATTCCTGATGGCGCCATCCGCGGGCGCAGGCGTTGCGCGGCGGTCCTGTTGGCCGGATGCCTGCTGGCCGCTTTTGGAAGTTTCGGCGCCGATGACGCAAAGTCCCCGGCACAGGCCCGCGCCGGCGGCGCGGTCATTGCCGCGGGCGATACGCTGTTTGTGGAAGTCTACCGCCGTCCCGAACTCTCGACGACCACGCAAGTGGACGTCAACGGAAATATTTCCGTGCCGTACGTGGGCAACGTGCAAGTGGCCGGCGTCGGCGAGAAGGAGGCCGGCGAGCGCGTGCAGAACGCGTTGTTGACCATTTTGAAAAATCCGCGCGTGACGGTTTCCCGATCGGCCTCATCGCGCGCCGCCCTGGCGTCGCCGCGCACGGCCGACATGCAGACCCAAGTTATCAACCTAAACAACGGGAACGCGGAAGTCTTGAGCGCGACGCTGGCGGGCATGAATTCGGCCGGGGGAAGCATCTCGGCCGATCCCAACACGAATTCGCTGATCATCACGGACACGCCCGCCGTCATTCAAAACATCATGGCGGCGATAACCCAATTGGATCAGATGCAGAGCCAGATTACGCAGGTGCGGATCGAAAGCAAGGTGGCCGAAGTCGAACAGGGCGCCATGAAGCAACTGGGCGTGCGATGGTTCTCGAAAAGCAGCGAGGTGACCGGCGGTTATTACCCCGCCATGCAACAGTTGCTTGGCACCGGGCAAATGCCGGATCCGCTTGCCAACGAGCGCCTCAGCGGCGCCACCACGACGTACGGCAACACGACGACCCGGCGCTTCGTGGACGAACCCAGCCTGGACCGGCGTTTGCAGGTGCCGTTGCAGGCGCCAACGGCCGGGCAACTGTTTTTCGGCCTGCTGACGCACGGCGTGGATGTCGGCACGTTGATAGACGCGCTGGTACAGGACAACAAGGCGGAAGTCCTCGCGTCGCCGATGATTCTTGCCGTGAACCACAAGCCGGCCGAGATCAAAATGGCGGACGAGTTTCCCTATACGGAAGCCTCGCAATCGTACGGCGGGATGGCGTACAGCGTGAAGTTCATGGATCTGGGCATCAAACTCCAGGTTACGCCGCATGTGTACAAGGACTCGACGGGGCCGTACGTCCAACTGGAACTGACGCCGGAAGTCTCGTTCGCGGCGGGCGTCAGCAACGGCATCCCGGTGCGATCCGTGCGCAGTTCGAACAGCATAGCGAACGTTCGTGACGGCCAGACCCTCGTCATCGGCGGCATCGTGCTCAACGACGAGCACACGGCAGTCCAGGGCGTGCCCGGGATCAGCAAGGTGCCGGTCGTGGGCAACCTGTTCAAGCGAAAGGAAAAATCGCGATCCCGCAACGAACTGATGATTTTCGTGACGCCGACGATCCACGAGGCGCCGGAAAGCGTGACGTGGGACCGCATGATCAATTTGACCGGCGCCGCGCGGCGGGACATGCCGGCCCTGCCGATGAATGAAACGCAAGGGGAACGCCGGAAAGACTGA
- a CDS encoding AAA family ATPase, with translation MDIEQAHLNFFGLREQPFAPTADPSYFYATQEHKECLFRLWSSIDARHGIAVVLGNYGTGKTALLRKLLTGMTATRERYNTAVVASPIPSWTSFALLEAIVTQFRIPPPKWAFTAYLEALNAFLMRNRDRVNTLIIDDAQNLNKRGQLELLRLVQNLESHQHKLLNLVLLAQLEWIDILRAAPNFEQRIDFTYVLKPIPFEETRHFIEFRLRQAGGDGPRAPDFDDAAVQAVHAYTEGVPRMIVTLCRNALLEAAQAKKRHITAEIVLRTIEKTTLPNPEKRAQAAAAARMTDTAPQPAPPERVPMETAAPRIAVMSPRTTREKKASEMLLRAAERLRRPVEEGAMPASE, from the coding sequence ATGGATATCGAACAGGCGCATTTGAATTTTTTCGGCCTTCGGGAACAGCCATTCGCCCCGACGGCGGATCCGTCGTATTTTTATGCGACCCAAGAGCACAAGGAATGCCTTTTCCGATTGTGGAGCAGCATAGATGCGCGGCATGGCATAGCAGTTGTTCTCGGCAACTATGGCACTGGTAAAACGGCGCTGCTGCGCAAACTGCTGACCGGCATGACGGCGACGCGGGAACGCTATAACACGGCGGTGGTGGCTTCGCCGATACCGTCGTGGACGAGTTTCGCGCTGCTCGAGGCCATCGTCACGCAGTTCCGCATTCCCCCCCCGAAATGGGCGTTCACGGCGTATCTTGAAGCATTGAACGCCTTTTTGATGCGGAACCGGGATCGCGTCAACACGCTGATTATTGACGATGCGCAGAATCTGAACAAGCGGGGCCAATTGGAACTGTTGCGGCTGGTGCAGAATCTCGAAAGCCATCAGCACAAACTCCTGAACCTTGTGCTGCTTGCCCAGTTGGAATGGATAGACATTTTGCGCGCGGCGCCCAACTTTGAACAGCGGATTGATTTCACGTATGTGCTGAAACCGATTCCGTTCGAGGAGACACGGCACTTCATCGAATTTCGCCTGCGGCAGGCCGGCGGAGACGGACCGCGCGCGCCCGACTTCGACGATGCGGCGGTGCAGGCGGTGCATGCCTACACGGAAGGCGTGCCACGGATGATAGTGACCCTGTGCCGCAATGCGCTGCTCGAGGCGGCGCAGGCCAAGAAACGGCATATCACGGCTGAAATCGTGTTGCGCACAATCGAAAAGACGACCCTGCCCAATCCGGAGAAGCGGGCGCAGGCGGCGGCGGCGGCCCGCATGACGGACACGGCCCCCCAACCGGCGCCACCGGAAAGGGTTCCGATGGAAACCGCCGCGCCGCGCATCGCGGTGATGAGTCCGCGGACCACCCGGGAGAAAAAAGCGTCGGAGATGTTGTTGCGCGCGGCGGAACGGTTGCGGCGGCCCGTGGAAGAGGGCGCGATGCCGGCAAGCGAGTGA
- a CDS encoding polysaccharide biosynthesis tyrosine autokinase, with protein sequence MAQDFPQIDQQAAQAREHQLRFIINVLMSRWRMIAGFTILACLIYGAMGMMRAQAPRGVYHAQAKVLVRPSMWDLDSLKGVQGTPLTPFDAQSLAKRTSLQRLSEKIARALVQQDVAEGKELSALSNDEEYAAKAAEIQSALSLTVPDPKSGIIVIETGNLPTREEAIRMADLAARVFVEENLQIQLEDDRKTHDIIKKRLQELQQELYAAETAEWEYKKAMGFQTYGSVGDEMARIYAELNEKKALCEETRAKLAEIEKELSANAAQLPEALGNVTDTVVNEMLAELDGLLQEQLSMSVVYNPEYPGLVEIADEIAEKKAAILEAIKQVDQGVGDGTNLWKHRQNLYREQIDLRMNVTGMEIRMSALRRMLEELVPQIPELANKNLEYERLAKESQRLREQFNKLREREFDIRTALSRDAGQVERYEAVEASALPYGRARTQWWMNFVIGALVGFVIGFGLAVMMEIMDTSIRGIDDVVNYVGLEVLGTIPKMRFGKPRGGRRKRGTYVAATSEDQIDACIVTQHDPKSPISEAYRALRTNFQFATLQRKPKTLMVTSAVPGEGKTTTAVNLAVTMADRGIRVLLIDTDLRRPNVHRVLKIDRGPGLADVLREGVDVHSVIRPTRVENLFIVSSGHVPPNPSELIGSERMQRLMDLFKNEFDLVVCDAPSILVVTDPVLLATHVDAVLVVISVNNPRRETVQRAYKLLQSANAYVAGAVLNGLEASRRHYYYYYYYYEDGGKGQRRWFHF encoded by the coding sequence ATGGCACAAGATTTCCCACAGATTGATCAGCAAGCCGCGCAGGCGCGCGAACACCAGTTGCGCTTCATCATCAACGTGCTCATGTCGCGCTGGCGAATGATTGCCGGATTCACGATCCTCGCGTGCCTGATTTACGGGGCCATGGGCATGATGCGCGCCCAGGCGCCGCGCGGCGTCTACCATGCCCAGGCGAAAGTGCTCGTGCGTCCGTCCATGTGGGATCTCGACTCGCTGAAGGGGGTCCAGGGCACGCCGTTGACGCCGTTCGATGCGCAATCGCTGGCCAAGCGCACAAGCCTCCAGCGTCTTTCCGAAAAGATTGCGCGGGCGCTCGTGCAGCAGGACGTCGCCGAGGGAAAAGAACTCAGCGCGTTGTCCAATGACGAGGAATATGCGGCCAAGGCCGCGGAAATCCAATCGGCCCTGTCGTTGACCGTGCCGGACCCCAAAAGCGGGATCATTGTAATCGAGACCGGCAACCTGCCGACCCGGGAAGAGGCGATTCGAATGGCCGATCTGGCCGCGCGGGTGTTCGTCGAGGAAAACCTGCAGATCCAACTCGAGGATGACCGGAAAACGCACGATATCATCAAGAAGCGCCTTCAGGAACTCCAGCAGGAACTGTACGCCGCCGAAACGGCCGAGTGGGAATACAAAAAGGCGATGGGGTTTCAGACCTATGGCAGCGTCGGCGATGAAATGGCCCGGATTTATGCCGAATTGAACGAGAAAAAGGCGCTGTGCGAGGAAACGCGCGCAAAATTGGCGGAGATTGAAAAGGAATTGTCGGCCAACGCGGCGCAACTGCCGGAAGCCCTCGGCAACGTGACCGACACGGTGGTCAACGAAATGCTCGCGGAACTGGACGGCCTGCTCCAGGAACAGTTGAGCATGAGCGTTGTTTACAATCCCGAATATCCGGGGCTGGTGGAAATCGCCGACGAGATCGCCGAAAAGAAGGCGGCGATCCTCGAGGCGATCAAGCAGGTGGATCAGGGTGTGGGCGACGGCACGAACCTGTGGAAGCACCGCCAAAACCTGTACCGCGAGCAAATAGATTTGCGCATGAACGTCACGGGTATGGAAATCCGCATGTCGGCGTTGCGGCGCATGCTCGAGGAGTTGGTGCCGCAGATCCCCGAATTGGCCAACAAAAACCTTGAATACGAACGGCTGGCCAAGGAATCCCAGCGGCTGCGCGAACAATTCAACAAACTCCGCGAAAGGGAATTCGACATCCGCACGGCGTTGAGCCGCGACGCAGGGCAGGTCGAACGTTACGAGGCCGTCGAGGCCTCCGCGCTGCCGTACGGGCGCGCCCGCACGCAATGGTGGATGAATTTCGTCATCGGCGCCCTGGTTGGATTTGTCATCGGTTTCGGCCTTGCCGTCATGATGGAAATCATGGACACCTCGATTCGCGGCATTGACGACGTCGTCAACTACGTCGGCTTGGAAGTGTTGGGCACCATCCCGAAGATGCGGTTCGGCAAGCCCCGGGGCGGCCGGCGCAAGCGCGGCACCTATGTCGCGGCGACGAGCGAGGACCAGATTGACGCCTGTATCGTCACGCAGCACGATCCGAAATCCCCTATTTCCGAGGCGTACCGGGCCTTGCGCACGAACTTTCAGTTCGCCACGCTTCAGCGCAAACCGAAGACCCTCATGGTGACGAGCGCGGTGCCGGGCGAAGGCAAAACGACCACCGCGGTCAACTTGGCGGTCACGATGGCCGACCGCGGCATTCGCGTGCTGCTGATTGATACGGACCTGCGCCGCCCCAATGTCCACCGCGTGCTCAAAATCGATCGGGGCCCGGGATTGGCGGATGTCCTGCGCGAGGGCGTGGACGTTCATTCCGTGATACGGCCGACACGCGTTGAAAACCTGTTCATTGTGTCCAGCGGACATGTGCCGCCGAATCCCTCCGAATTGATCGGATCCGAACGAATGCAGCGCCTGATGGACTTGTTCAAGAACGAATTCGACCTTGTCGTTTGCGATGCCCCGTCCATTCTTGTCGTGACGGATCCCGTTCTGCTGGCGACGCATGTGGACGCGGTTCTCGTGGTCATCTCCGTAAACAATCCGCGCCGGGAAACGGTGCAACGCGCCTACAAACTGCTTCAATCGGCCAACGCCTACGTGGCGGGCGCGGTGCTCAACGGACTCGAGGCCAGCCGCAGGCACTATTACTATTACTACTACTATTATGAAGACGGCGGAAAAGGCCAGCGCCGCTGGTTCCATTTCTAG
- a CDS encoding radical SAM protein, with amino-acid sequence MIPDADTPLRRLLLWQRGETPGPWSITLMPTDRCNLRCAMCWQRQYEIDPARELSEERLERLVDEAAALGVIQWNISGGGEPLCRGDFLLRLCRLVRARGMDGVLQTNATMLKDAHIVTLADIGWARIVASVDGPSAEINDAIRSPGSFDQATAALRRLAAIKRERNSPLPAVTWHTVITNTNIGMLDAMAALAHELGCDAFEASSLTGDTETCRRLRGGLEAREQVEPPIRRAIARAEALGIKHNLDTILPESVSPIVPRDNRAPRSPRDLSCAVCFEPWLGITINTDGRAQPCCLYWSEDAESIQNHSLEDVWTGPFMRRMRDQLAKGIALPPCRQCLSPMLARNEAFRERLLLAQANGRQRIAAYARKAASSLRRHGWRRALQRAREWMRIGREW; translated from the coding sequence ATGATCCCTGACGCCGACACGCCGTTGCGCCGCCTCTTGCTATGGCAACGCGGGGAAACGCCCGGACCGTGGTCCATCACCCTGATGCCGACCGACCGGTGCAATTTGCGGTGCGCGATGTGCTGGCAGCGCCAATACGAGATCGATCCCGCCCGCGAATTGTCCGAGGAACGCCTCGAACGCCTGGTGGACGAGGCGGCGGCGCTGGGCGTGATCCAATGGAACATCAGCGGGGGCGGCGAACCTTTGTGCCGGGGCGATTTCCTTCTGCGCCTGTGCCGTCTTGTCCGCGCGCGCGGCATGGACGGCGTGCTGCAAACCAACGCGACAATGCTCAAGGACGCGCATATCGTGACGCTGGCGGACATCGGATGGGCGCGCATCGTCGCCAGCGTGGACGGCCCCTCCGCCGAAATCAACGACGCCATTCGCAGTCCGGGATCCTTCGACCAGGCGACCGCCGCCCTGCGGCGGCTGGCCGCGATCAAGCGCGAACGCAACAGCCCCCTCCCGGCCGTCACATGGCACACCGTCATCACGAACACGAACATCGGCATGCTCGACGCCATGGCCGCCCTCGCGCACGAATTGGGATGCGACGCGTTCGAGGCGTCGTCGCTGACGGGCGACACCGAGACCTGCCGGCGGTTGCGCGGCGGACTCGAAGCGCGCGAACAGGTCGAACCGCCCATTCGCCGCGCCATCGCGCGCGCCGAGGCTCTGGGTATCAAACACAATCTCGACACCATTCTGCCCGAATCCGTCTCCCCCATCGTCCCGAGGGATAATCGCGCGCCGCGTTCCCCCCGCGATCTGTCGTGCGCCGTCTGCTTCGAGCCATGGCTCGGCATAACCATCAACACCGACGGGCGCGCCCAGCCGTGCTGTCTTTACTGGAGCGAGGACGCCGAATCGATCCAAAACCATTCCCTTGAAGACGTCTGGACCGGTCCCTTCATGCGGCGCATGCGCGATCAACTGGCGAAGGGAATCGCGTTGCCGCCGTGCCGCCAATGCCTTTCCCCGATGCTCGCGCGAAACGAGGCCTTCCGCGAGCGGCTCCTCCTTGCGCAGGCGAACGGTCGGCAACGAATCGCGGCCTATGCGCGAAAAGCCGCGTCAAGCCTCCGCCGACACGGCTGGCGCCGCGCCCTCCAACGCGCCCGCGAATGGATGCGCATCGGACGCGAATGGTGA
- a CDS encoding diaminopimelate decarboxylase, whose amino-acid sequence MAICGFLDEKQVRHVQQTFGTPVFVYDQRTLETQARTALDFPNAYGLTVRYAMKALPNRAVIQLFDGLGLHIDASSGYEARRAMRAGVAPDKIQITAQEMPGDLGELLDLGVRFNACSLHQLRTYGALRPGSDVSIRINPGLGSGHSNRTNVGGPSASFGIWHEHLDAVMAVQREFGLRIARMHTHIGSGADPEIWNRCARMSLDIAAQLPDVETLNLGGGFKVARMDYEVSADLQAIGKVIAGDFRAFKARHGRALALEIEPGTFLVANAGALVCTVMDVVDTGPGGYAFIKVDSGMTELIRPSMYGAQHPIAIVHGEGCGGPHAGERDYLVVGHCCESGDILTPEPGNPEGLKPRMLAEAHIGDALVVGGAGAYAAAMSSKNYNSFPEAPEVMLRSDGTFELIRARQTLDQMLENEDIQSRIQ is encoded by the coding sequence ATGGCCATCTGCGGTTTTCTCGACGAAAAACAAGTCCGGCACGTTCAACAGACATTCGGCACGCCCGTGTTCGTATACGATCAGCGGACGCTTGAAACCCAGGCGCGGACAGCGCTGGATTTCCCAAACGCTTACGGGCTGACGGTCCGTTACGCCATGAAAGCGTTGCCGAACCGGGCCGTCATCCAGTTGTTCGACGGGTTGGGTCTTCACATTGACGCCAGCAGCGGATATGAGGCGCGGCGGGCGATGCGGGCCGGCGTGGCGCCGGACAAAATCCAGATTACCGCGCAGGAAATGCCGGGCGATCTCGGCGAATTGCTCGACCTCGGCGTGCGTTTCAATGCGTGCTCGCTGCACCAATTGCGGACCTATGGCGCGCTTCGCCCCGGTTCGGATGTCTCGATACGGATCAATCCCGGGCTCGGTTCCGGCCACAGCAACCGGACCAACGTCGGCGGTCCGTCGGCGAGTTTCGGCATCTGGCACGAACATCTCGACGCGGTCATGGCCGTCCAGCGGGAATTCGGCCTGCGCATCGCCCGCATGCACACGCATATCGGGTCCGGCGCCGATCCGGAAATATGGAACCGATGCGCCCGGATGTCTCTCGATATTGCCGCGCAATTGCCGGACGTCGAAACGCTCAACCTCGGCGGGGGATTCAAGGTGGCCCGGATGGATTATGAGGTTTCGGCGGACTTGCAGGCCATCGGTAAGGTAATCGCCGGGGATTTCCGCGCGTTCAAGGCCCGGCACGGCCGCGCGCTCGCGCTCGAAATCGAGCCCGGCACGTTTCTCGTCGCCAACGCCGGCGCGCTGGTCTGCACCGTGATGGACGTGGTGGATACCGGTCCGGGCGGCTACGCGTTCATCAAGGTTGACAGCGGCATGACCGAACTGATCCGGCCCAGCATGTACGGCGCGCAGCATCCGATCGCGATCGTGCATGGCGAGGGTTGCGGGGGACCCCATGCCGGGGAGCGTGACTATCTTGTGGTGGGCCATTGCTGTGAAAGCGGCGATATCCTCACGCCCGAACCCGGCAATCCGGAGGGTCTCAAGCCCCGCATGCTTGCCGAAGCGCACATCGGCGACGCCCTGGTGGTCGGAGGCGCGGGCGCCTATGCCGCCGCCATGTCCTCGAAAAACTACAACTCCTTCCCGGAAGCCCCGGAAGTGATGCTCCGATCCGACGGCACATTCGAACTCATCCGGGCGCGCCAGACTCTCGATCAAATGCTCGAGAACGAGGACATTCAATCACGAATTCAGTGA